The genomic region CGTGCAGCGGACGCGGCTGCGCCGCGCGCCAACGTCGGCGGAATTTCGGTCAAAAATCATGCGCCATCAATGGCCGTTGGACGGCGACGCCGCGCCGCTAACGCTCACGTTGGGCGTGGGTTGGGTTGTCCCCGCGTTAGCCGCCTTGGTGGCCGCTTACTTCTCCGCCCGCCACGCGGAGCGTATCCCGCCCGCCCAGGTGTTGCGAGGAGAGTGAAGAATCCACCGATGACACCGATGGGCACCGATTTGAAATTGGTGGTTAGCGGGTGGCGTTTAGCAGTTGGCAGATTTGCTCTGCGTCCTCTGCGCCTTATTTCTTTGCGCCCTTTGCATTCTTGGCGACCTTGGCGCAAAAACCACAGATTACACAGAAACCCGCAGAAGACACGGAAACTCTTTTCTTTGCGCCTTTGCGTTATTCTTGGTGCCCTTGGCGTTAAGGGCAATTGGTTGATGTAAGTGTAAGATGTGTAGTACTTGACAAAAGTGCGGGGGGGGTAAAATGTAGATGATTCAAGGGGCCCTTAGACGAATCTACATTGCTGGCGGGGGCCAACTCTTTGTACGGATGTGTTCCCATGAACGAAAACAAAGGTGTGGAGCGCCTGTTGCAAGGCATCGTGGTGTTGTTGGGTGTGCTGATCCTCTTGGACGCGCTCATCCTGTGGCATGTGACTCGGGTAGAGCGAAGCGTGGCTCCGTTGCGCGCCGTCGCACCGCAGTCAGCACGGGAAGGCATCCAACCCGGCAAGAAAGCGCCGCCGTTTGCGCTCAAGGACATGAAGGGTCAGACCATCACCCTGGCGCAGTTCGCGGGGAAACCTTTTTTGTTGATCTTTGCCTCAACCGAGTGTGGAGCCTGCCGGCGCATGTTCCCCAATTTGAGCGCTTATCATCAAAAACACCCCGAACAACGAATCGTGATGATTTTGGCGGGGAGTGAGAGAGCGAAGGAAGAAGTGGTCAACAAGTACGGGTTTGATTTCCCGATTTTGTCGTGGGACGACAAGGTAGCCCATGCTTACAAAGTGCCGGGGACGCCCTGGTTCTTTTTGCTCGACGATAAGGGGGTAGTCGTGCGTTCGGGCACGGCCAATACACTGGAGGGCATCGAGGCTTTCGTTGAGAAGAAATGAAAGGGAAGGAGGTGATGTGAAGACGAAAAAAGAGCGACAGTTTGCGTGAACAGTTCATGAGATAGAGAAAGCCGTTTCGTTTCACCGAAAGGAGTGTGTTGAGTCTCGAAAAGTCGTACCTCTGGAATCCTGACAAAGTCTCGAAAAGTCGTGCCTCTGCCCCGTTATTCTCCGGGCTCCTCGAGAAAAATGGA from Gammaproteobacteria bacterium harbors:
- a CDS encoding TlpA family protein disulfide reductase, with amino-acid sequence MNENKGVERLLQGIVVLLGVLILLDALILWHVTRVERSVAPLRAVAPQSAREGIQPGKKAPPFALKDMKGQTITLAQFAGKPFLLIFASTECGACRRMFPNLSAYHQKHPEQRIVMILAGSERAKEEVVNKYGFDFPILSWDDKVAHAYKVPGTPWFFLLDDKGVVVRSGTANTLEGIEAFVEKK